In Treponema primitia ZAS-2, a genomic segment contains:
- the trhA gene encoding PAQR family membrane homeostasis protein TrhA — MKQNSKLPFQTIGEEIANSILHGFGAFLAIVGLVLLVLRGNGYLGVAAAGAKTITSYVVFTGAMFCMFLASTLYHGIQHVEAKRILRILDHSAIYLFIAGSYTPFCLIGLKGAWGWAIFIAEWVLAAAGITLHAVNFRALKKVELIVYLLMGWAIVIATIPLVRSISHISLILLAAGGVAYTLGALFYRKREIRGTHVTWHAFVLVGAICHWLSIWWL, encoded by the coding sequence ATGAAACAAAATAGTAAGCTGCCCTTTCAAACTATCGGTGAAGAAATCGCCAATTCCATACTCCATGGATTCGGGGCCTTCCTGGCCATTGTGGGACTCGTTCTTTTGGTACTCCGGGGCAATGGCTACCTGGGTGTTGCCGCCGCCGGGGCTAAAACCATCACATCCTATGTGGTTTTTACCGGGGCCATGTTCTGCATGTTTCTGGCTTCCACCTTGTACCACGGTATTCAGCATGTGGAGGCCAAGCGTATCCTCCGCATTCTTGATCATTCCGCCATCTACCTTTTTATCGCCGGCTCCTACACCCCCTTCTGCCTCATCGGCCTCAAAGGCGCTTGGGGCTGGGCTATCTTTATCGCCGAATGGGTCCTGGCTGCTGCGGGGATCACCCTCCATGCGGTCAACTTTCGGGCTTTGAAAAAGGTTGAGCTTATTGTTTATCTGCTCATGGGCTGGGCCATCGTGATTGCCACGATTCCCCTGGTCAGGTCCATCTCCCACATTAGCCTCATTTTGCTGGCCGCCGGGGGCGTGGCTTATACCCTGGGAGCCCTCTTTTACCGCAAGCGTGAGATCCGGGGCACCCATGTCACCTGGCACGCCTTTGTCCTGGTTGGGGCTATCTGCCACTGGCTATCGATTTGGTGGCTGTAG
- the ettA gene encoding energy-dependent translational throttle protein EttA, which translates to MATTVDDKKIIYSMHRVSKKHGTKQVLKDISLSYFYGAKIGVIGLNGSGKSSLLKILAGVDTEFSGESSASPGFNIGFLEQEPVLEAGKTVKEVVSEGVQELVDLLAEFDKVSEAFGDPDADYDKLGARQAVLQEQIEAADGWNLDSRLELAMDALRCPPGEQVVDVLSGGERRRVALCRLLLKKPDILLLDEPTNHLDAETVAWLERHLREYDGTVIAVTHDRYFLDNVAGWILELDRGEGIPWKGNYTGWLEQKQARMAQEEKGESERRKTLERELEWIRMSPKGRHAKSKARITQYEKLFQDDGREKIRENRITIPAGPRLGQLVVEAKGLLKSFGDRLLFENMEFAVPPGACVGIIGPNGAGKTTLFKIITGQETPDAGTLRLGDSVKLAYADQMRTSLDGEKTVWEQLSGGLDIIKLGSDQGSGVKEVNSRAYCSWYNFSGGDQQKKVSILSGGERNRLNLAMMLKEGANVLLLDEPTNDLDVNTLRALEEAVDTFAGVTLVISHDRWFLDRIVTHILAFEDGEVIWYDGNWSEYAEWRRQKLGAEADRPHRYVYRKLER; encoded by the coding sequence ATGGCAACAACCGTTGACGATAAAAAAATTATTTATTCCATGCACCGGGTCTCTAAAAAACACGGGACCAAGCAGGTGCTCAAGGATATCAGCCTCTCCTACTTTTACGGGGCAAAGATCGGCGTAATCGGCTTGAACGGGTCGGGGAAGTCCAGCCTTCTGAAGATACTGGCCGGGGTGGACACGGAATTTTCCGGGGAAAGCTCCGCAAGTCCGGGGTTTAACATCGGGTTTCTGGAACAGGAGCCGGTCCTGGAGGCCGGGAAGACCGTGAAAGAGGTCGTTTCCGAGGGGGTCCAGGAGTTGGTGGACCTTTTGGCGGAATTTGACAAGGTGAGCGAGGCTTTTGGGGATCCCGATGCGGATTATGACAAACTCGGAGCCAGGCAGGCTGTCTTGCAGGAGCAGATCGAGGCCGCTGATGGCTGGAACCTGGACAGCCGGCTTGAACTGGCCATGGACGCCCTGCGCTGCCCCCCGGGGGAACAGGTGGTGGATGTCCTTTCCGGGGGCGAGCGGCGGCGGGTTGCCCTGTGCCGGCTCCTGCTGAAAAAGCCGGATATCCTGCTCCTGGATGAGCCTACCAACCACTTGGATGCGGAGACCGTGGCCTGGCTGGAACGGCATTTGCGGGAATACGATGGCACGGTTATCGCCGTTACCCATGATCGCTACTTTTTGGACAATGTGGCCGGATGGATCCTGGAACTGGACCGGGGCGAGGGGATTCCCTGGAAGGGGAACTATACGGGCTGGCTGGAACAGAAACAGGCCCGGATGGCCCAGGAAGAGAAGGGCGAAAGCGAGCGGCGGAAGACCCTGGAACGGGAGCTTGAGTGGATACGCATGAGCCCCAAGGGCCGGCACGCCAAGAGCAAAGCCCGGATCACCCAGTACGAAAAACTTTTCCAGGATGACGGCCGGGAAAAAATCCGGGAGAACCGGATCACCATCCCCGCCGGGCCCCGGTTGGGCCAACTAGTGGTCGAGGCCAAGGGGCTGTTAAAGTCCTTCGGGGATCGACTGCTCTTTGAAAACATGGAATTTGCCGTGCCGCCCGGGGCCTGCGTGGGGATCATCGGCCCCAACGGCGCAGGAAAGACCACCCTGTTTAAAATTATCACCGGCCAGGAAACGCCTGATGCCGGTACTCTCCGCCTAGGGGACAGCGTTAAGCTGGCTTATGCGGACCAGATGCGGACCAGTCTGGACGGGGAAAAGACCGTGTGGGAGCAGCTTTCAGGGGGTCTGGACATTATCAAGCTGGGATCCGACCAGGGCTCAGGGGTCAAGGAAGTCAATTCCCGGGCCTACTGTTCCTGGTATAACTTTTCCGGCGGGGACCAGCAGAAAAAGGTGTCGATACTCTCCGGCGGAGAGCGGAACCGGCTCAACCTGGCCATGATGCTCAAGGAGGGAGCCAATGTGCTGCTCCTGGACGAGCCCACCAACGACCTGGACGTGAACACCCTCAGGGCCCTGGAAGAGGCGGTGGATACCTTTGCAGGGGTAACCCTGGTGATAAGCCACGACCGCTGGTTTCTGGACCGGATCGTCACCCACATCCTGGCCTTTGAGGACGGGGAAGTCATCTGGTATGACGGAAACTGGTCCGAATACGCCGAATGGCGGCGTCAGAAATTAGGCGCCGAGGCGGACAGGCCCCACCGTTACGTGTACCGGAAACTGGAGCGCTAG
- a CDS encoding winged-helix domain-containing protein has product MAQIPEPAKERLLYLMRLLEKRGEARITSGEIESITGWSSHTIRKDISYLGNADEGACVPDTAAGASAETALPESEASLGNSAGYNPRSLIAAIRQALGLGGRRRLCVVGLGRLGSAYLNFQGFSHHGGTPDRVLAGELPGDLAEFELAAGFDSNVNRVEILKSPAPLYPAFKMGEVIKRFSIEIALLCVPGDAAQAAAEKLAVAGIRGIVNFAPVALKLPPEIAVRNVYIVDELRALAVKIK; this is encoded by the coding sequence ATGGCACAAATTCCTGAACCGGCAAAAGAACGTCTTCTCTACCTGATGCGGCTCCTCGAAAAAAGGGGGGAAGCCCGCATTACCTCAGGAGAGATAGAGTCCATCACCGGCTGGTCCAGCCATACCATACGAAAGGATATTTCCTACCTGGGAAATGCCGATGAGGGCGCCTGTGTCCCTGATACAGCCGCCGGAGCTTCAGCCGAGACAGCCCTTCCGGAAAGCGAAGCCAGCCTTGGGAACAGTGCGGGCTACAATCCCCGTAGTCTTATCGCTGCCATCAGACAAGCTCTGGGTCTTGGGGGGCGCCGCCGGCTCTGTGTGGTCGGCCTGGGCCGGCTCGGATCGGCTTACCTGAACTTTCAGGGTTTTAGCCACCACGGGGGGACACCGGACCGGGTTTTAGCCGGCGAGCTTCCTGGGGATTTGGCTGAATTTGAACTGGCCGCAGGGTTTGACAGTAATGTCAACCGGGTGGAGATTCTTAAGTCCCCGGCGCCCCTGTACCCGGCCTTTAAGATGGGTGAGGTGATTAAGCGCTTTTCCATCGAGATAGCCCTGCTCTGCGTGCCCGGGGACGCAGCCCAGGCCGCGGCGGAAAAACTGGCCGTCGCAGGTATTCGGGGTATCGTCAATTTTGCCCCAGTGGCTTTAAAACTGCCCCCGGAGATTGCGGTCCGTAATGTTTATATAGTAGATGAACTGCGCGCTCTGGCGGTGAAAATTAAATGA
- the serC gene encoding 3-phosphoserine/phosphohydroxythreonine transaminase: protein MRVYNFAPGPSTLPLPVLERAAAEMTDVNGTGQSVMEMSHRSGAFKPIIEKAEALLRELMGIPANYRVLFVQGGGSLQFSMVPLNLGGIEPGAPKKKATYVETGIWSKKAAEEASKYLDAVTRASSKDRAYSYIPVAPAPAPDDAYYHITLNNTIVGTKWPSLPETGAIPLVADISSCILSEPLDISRFGLVYAGAQKNLGPAGTTVVIVREDLIGRAPSWTPALLRYDIYAAEGSMYNTPPCYGIYIIGLVLEWLKALGGPVAMAKLNHEKADLFYAYLDNSSFFRSPVEKSSRSLMNIPFVSTITDSGHRGELETRFVKEAEAQGLVNLAGHRLVGGMRASFYNAMPIEGVKALIAFMEKFEKSEK, encoded by the coding sequence ATGCGGGTATACAACTTTGCCCCCGGACCCTCGACCTTGCCCCTGCCGGTATTGGAGCGGGCTGCGGCGGAAATGACCGATGTCAACGGCACGGGCCAGTCGGTAATGGAGATGAGTCACCGATCCGGGGCCTTCAAGCCCATTATCGAAAAGGCAGAAGCCCTGCTCCGGGAACTGATGGGCATCCCTGCCAACTACCGGGTGCTCTTTGTCCAGGGCGGCGGGTCTTTGCAGTTTTCCATGGTCCCCCTCAACCTGGGCGGAATTGAGCCGGGGGCGCCGAAAAAAAAGGCGACCTATGTGGAAACCGGCATCTGGTCCAAGAAGGCCGCTGAGGAGGCGTCCAAATACCTGGACGCGGTAACCCGGGCAAGCTCGAAGGATAGGGCCTACTCCTATATTCCTGTAGCCCCTGCCCCGGCGCCGGATGATGCCTATTATCACATCACCCTGAACAACACCATTGTAGGGACCAAATGGCCGAGCCTTCCGGAAACCGGCGCTATCCCCCTGGTGGCGGATATTTCAAGCTGCATCCTTTCCGAGCCGCTGGACATTAGCCGTTTCGGCCTGGTTTATGCGGGGGCTCAGAAAAACCTCGGCCCTGCGGGAACCACGGTGGTCATTGTCCGGGAAGACCTGATCGGCCGAGCCCCCTCCTGGACACCGGCCCTGCTCCGTTATGATATCTACGCCGCCGAGGGTTCCATGTACAACACCCCCCCCTGCTACGGCATCTACATCATCGGCCTGGTTCTGGAATGGCTCAAAGCCTTGGGTGGCCCTGTTGCCATGGCAAAACTGAACCACGAAAAGGCGGATCTGTTTTATGCGTACCTGGACAATTCCTCCTTTTTCCGTTCCCCGGTGGAAAAATCCAGCCGCAGTCTTATGAACATCCCCTTTGTCAGCACCATTACTGATTCCGGGCACCGGGGAGAACTGGAAACCCGTTTTGTTAAAGAAGCCGAGGCCCAGGGCCTGGTAAATCTGGCCGGTCACCGTCTGGTGGGAGGTATGCGGGCCAGTTTTTATAACGCCATGCCCATAGAAGGTGTAAAGGCCCTGATCGCCTTTATGGAAAAATTTGAAAAGAGCGAAAAGTAA
- a CDS encoding phosphoglycerate dehydrogenase: MFRIRTLNKISPLGLDLFPRDRYEVASEIPNPDAILVRSADLHSVEIPETVIAIARAGAGFNNIPVSQCSDRGVVVFNTPGGNANAVKELAIAALLLSSRKILGGINWMASIAGKADEVPDLVEKEKSRFEGPEIRGKTLGVVGLGAVGVMVANDAIALGMEVIGYDPFISVDAAWNLSRSVQRADTLEGLLSRSDYVSLHLPLSETTKGLLNADKFRLMKKGARVINFARGGLVNEADIIAALDAEKLSAYVTDFPSAELLSNSKVICVPHLGASTPEAEDNCAIMAAQQLMGFLESGSIKNSVNYPRCQLDQRAPFRLLVINRNIPNMVGQITTTLAGMSINITDLINHHREDYAYNIIDTEQQIPEEALAKLQAVDGIIRVRTIAKGE, from the coding sequence GTGTTTCGTATACGTACATTGAATAAAATTTCCCCCCTGGGGCTGGACCTGTTTCCCCGGGACCGTTATGAGGTGGCCAGCGAGATACCGAACCCCGACGCCATCCTGGTGAGGAGCGCGGATCTCCATTCTGTGGAAATTCCTGAAACCGTGATAGCCATAGCCCGGGCAGGGGCGGGGTTCAACAATATCCCTGTTTCCCAATGCAGCGACAGGGGAGTGGTGGTGTTTAACACCCCCGGGGGTAATGCCAATGCCGTAAAGGAGCTTGCCATAGCAGCATTGCTGCTTTCTTCCCGGAAAATTCTGGGGGGGATAAACTGGATGGCTTCCATTGCCGGTAAGGCCGATGAGGTTCCGGATCTGGTGGAAAAGGAAAAATCCCGCTTTGAGGGGCCTGAAATCCGGGGAAAGACCTTGGGAGTGGTGGGCCTCGGCGCCGTGGGGGTGATGGTGGCCAACGATGCCATTGCCCTGGGCATGGAAGTTATCGGTTACGATCCTTTCATATCCGTTGATGCAGCCTGGAACCTGTCCCGCTCGGTTCAGCGAGCGGATACCCTGGAGGGGCTTCTGTCCCGCTCGGATTATGTCAGCCTCCACCTCCCCCTCAGTGAAACTACCAAGGGACTCCTGAATGCAGACAAATTTCGGCTCATGAAAAAAGGCGCACGGGTCATCAACTTTGCCCGGGGAGGGCTGGTAAACGAGGCGGACATTATCGCCGCCTTGGATGCAGAAAAACTCTCCGCCTATGTCACGGACTTTCCATCCGCAGAACTTCTATCTAATAGTAAAGTCATCTGTGTCCCCCATCTGGGGGCCTCTACCCCGGAAGCGGAAGATAACTGTGCTATCATGGCAGCACAGCAGCTCATGGGATTTCTGGAATCCGGGAGTATTAAAAATTCAGTGAACTATCCGCGGTGTCAACTGGACCAGCGAGCCCCCTTCAGGCTATTGGTGATCAATCGGAACATCCCCAATATGGTGGGGCAGATCACTACTACCCTTGCGGGAATGAGCATTAATATTACAGACCTTATCAATCACCACCGGGAGGACTACGCCTACAATATTATTGATACGGAACAACAGATACCCGAAGAAGCCCTTGCCAAACTCCAGGCGGTGGATGGAATCATCCGGGTGCGGACCATAGCGAAGGGAGAGTAA
- a CDS encoding flavodoxin, with product MKKVLIVYWSSSGNTETMAKSVAKGVTDGGGEAILKTPEAGLAELVKSADALAFGSPAMGDELIEEDEMEPFIASLGADILKDKPLGLFGSYDWGDGQWMRSWTDRMKGLGAKLDGEGIIAQLVPGEAELAKCSELGKRLAT from the coding sequence ATGAAAAAGGTTTTAATCGTATATTGGAGCAGCAGCGGCAATACTGAGACCATGGCCAAATCGGTGGCCAAGGGGGTTACCGATGGGGGTGGCGAGGCGATTCTCAAGACCCCGGAAGCGGGCTTAGCGGAACTGGTAAAGTCGGCGGATGCCCTGGCTTTTGGATCCCCGGCTATGGGGGATGAACTTATTGAAGAAGATGAGATGGAACCCTTCATCGCCTCCCTGGGGGCGGATATTCTGAAGGATAAACCCTTGGGGCTCTTTGGGTCCTATGACTGGGGGGACGGTCAGTGGATGCGTAGCTGGACTGACAGGATGAAGGGACTGGGGGCAAAACTTGACGGCGAAGGGATTATCGCCCAGCTTGTGCCCGGGGAAGCGGAACTGGCTAAATGCTCCGAACTGGGCAAAAGGCTGGCAACTTAA
- a CDS encoding MFS transporter, whose translation MPAALSPYRLGKARDQYNVFNFFNALSYALIAGNIITLFAMRLNASSTMIGLLNALVYISYFFLPLGKSLCKIFPIVKIYSITWMLRSVSIIPLLFVPFMEAAGRHSAALSLTILGVSLFHFFRGIGLIANNPVLDELAVGPDRGSYMTLIQIINNAVAMFASFALAMLLGRNPSLGLYALIMAAGIVGGVFSGIKLQKIPEPPKESKKTVGGLWTVTRNAFSKPAFRNFMILFLLVALVSAIARIFIVVYAREVFSQGDGMVSLYTVFGGLGALMMGTIIKFLVDRIGAKPLYLTCIIVGFISLLPAVFFPLGAVDNPFSVIPYLSFLFFMVNFGFVGAEGIAQTYFLTLIPAEEMLDLGILYFFIFGIAGAGGSFLAGLFLDTFTLLGLSVFLTFKVLFVLLLIILAVVFYFQKKLVSLGSLPLKGALEIMFSYRDLRAITLLDKLKKSEDSEEEEILLEALYDSPSKLALAGLLEKAKSPRLATRSDAIRAMGAMENLGEDGEQALMADLVNNPYTTAYLSARILGNHGYFSAIPVLQELAVSKDYMLAGEAMIALAKLRDEAFRPQIERIIFKTKNPRLKMMGVEALGLYGSPTSLTTLLDTLRVTDPPPYLRDEVILAMASILDIQNKFYPLLVHLLEDLSRAPILAIDEAEIAFEAYMAEQKGQRASQQDKRLFNTKQAKALQPAVGAYMNESRGAPLSRWILELPDEQIHELIRIVLSELVLDDEFNSYERLKLLISHWAAHQLRLLARDKTPPPTALPFALE comes from the coding sequence ATGCCAGCAGCACTCTCGCCTTACCGCCTTGGAAAAGCTCGGGATCAGTACAATGTCTTCAATTTCTTTAACGCCCTTTCCTATGCCCTGATAGCGGGGAATATCATCACCCTTTTCGCCATGCGGCTTAATGCGTCTTCCACCATGATCGGGCTCCTCAACGCCCTGGTGTATATCTCATATTTTTTCCTGCCCCTGGGAAAAAGCCTCTGTAAAATCTTTCCTATTGTAAAGATATACTCCATAACCTGGATGCTGCGGTCCGTTTCCATAATACCCTTGCTCTTTGTACCCTTTATGGAAGCTGCAGGCCGCCATAGCGCCGCCTTGAGCCTGACCATCCTGGGGGTAAGCCTGTTTCATTTCTTCCGGGGTATAGGGCTGATCGCCAACAATCCGGTACTTGACGAGTTGGCGGTGGGACCTGACCGGGGCAGCTATATGACCCTGATCCAGATCATCAACAACGCGGTGGCCATGTTTGCCAGTTTTGCCCTGGCCATGCTCTTGGGGCGGAATCCCTCCCTTGGACTCTATGCGCTTATCATGGCGGCAGGCATTGTGGGAGGGGTGTTCAGCGGCATAAAACTCCAAAAAATTCCCGAACCTCCCAAGGAGTCGAAAAAAACAGTGGGCGGTCTCTGGACGGTTACCAGGAACGCTTTTTCCAAGCCCGCTTTCCGGAACTTTATGATCCTTTTCCTCCTGGTTGCCCTGGTTTCCGCCATTGCCCGTATATTCATCGTCGTTTACGCTAGGGAGGTGTTCTCCCAGGGGGATGGCATGGTGTCCCTATATACGGTATTCGGGGGCTTGGGCGCCCTGATGATGGGGACGATCATCAAATTCCTGGTGGACCGGATCGGGGCCAAGCCCCTGTACCTTACCTGCATCATCGTGGGCTTTATCAGCCTTCTCCCGGCGGTGTTCTTTCCCCTGGGGGCGGTGGACAACCCCTTTTCGGTCATACCCTACCTGAGCTTCCTGTTTTTCATGGTAAATTTCGGTTTCGTCGGCGCTGAAGGGATTGCCCAGACCTATTTTCTCACCCTGATCCCCGCAGAGGAGATGCTGGACCTTGGCATCCTCTACTTTTTCATCTTTGGTATCGCCGGCGCCGGGGGCTCCTTCCTGGCAGGGCTGTTCCTGGATACCTTCACTCTGCTCGGCCTTTCAGTATTCCTTACCTTTAAGGTGCTTTTTGTTCTTCTATTAATAATCCTCGCGGTGGTTTTCTACTTTCAGAAGAAACTGGTGTCCCTGGGTTCCCTTCCGCTAAAGGGGGCTCTAGAAATAATGTTCTCCTACAGGGATCTCCGGGCCATCACCCTCCTGGACAAGCTGAAGAAATCCGAAGATTCCGAAGAAGAGGAAATCCTCCTGGAAGCCCTGTATGACTCCCCCTCAAAGCTGGCCCTGGCAGGGCTTCTGGAAAAGGCCAAATCCCCCCGGCTTGCCACCCGCTCAGACGCCATTCGGGCCATGGGGGCCATGGAAAACCTTGGCGAAGACGGGGAACAGGCACTGATGGCAGATCTGGTCAACAATCCCTATACCACCGCCTACCTCTCCGCCCGCATCCTGGGGAACCACGGGTACTTCTCCGCCATACCGGTGCTCCAGGAACTGGCGGTTTCCAAGGACTATATGCTGGCTGGGGAGGCCATGATCGCCCTGGCGAAGCTCCGGGACGAAGCTTTCCGCCCCCAGATAGAACGGATCATCTTCAAAACAAAAAATCCCCGGCTTAAAATGATGGGGGTTGAAGCCCTGGGGCTCTACGGCTCCCCTACTTCTCTTACAACTCTCCTGGATACCCTGCGGGTGACGGACCCCCCGCCCTACCTCCGGGACGAAGTGATCCTGGCCATGGCAAGCATCCTGGACATTCAGAATAAATTTTATCCCCTGCTGGTCCATTTGCTGGAGGATCTATCCCGGGCGCCCATTTTGGCCATAGACGAAGCCGAAATTGCCTTCGAGGCTTACATGGCGGAACAGAAGGGCCAGAGGGCTTCCCAGCAGGATAAACGCCTTTTCAATACCAAACAGGCCAAGGCGCTGCAGCCTGCGGTAGGGGCTTACATGAACGAATCCAGGGGCGCCCCCCTGTCACGGTGGATACTGGAACTCCCGGATGAGCAAATCCATGAGCTGATCCGGATAGTCCTCTCGGAATTAGTGCTGGATGATGAATTCAACTCCTATGAGCGGCTTAAACTCCTCATTTCCCACTGGGCTGCACACCAATTGCGGCTCCTGGCCCGGGACAAAACGCCCCCGCCCACAGCATTACCTTTCGCCCTGGAATGA
- a CDS encoding DUF1638 domain-containing protein gives MGAEKGKRYKLIACEIFRTEVETLVPQCGNHVDVEILPIGLHSIGKEKMSAELQTALDRVDVSRYDAVLLLYGMCSYGTCGLRSPLPMVITKAHDCITLFMGSRSFYKEYFDAHPGTFYATSNIMNSDLSLDRIAVKYDEQVASFKEKYDGEDLEYLLETLSDPLKDYSRIAYVNNGVGNIEDGMKKTAAFAESRSWTFDEVAGNTSLIERLLAGDWDENVFLVVPPGKTPGPSYEEDVLHTV, from the coding sequence ATGGGCGCGGAGAAAGGTAAGCGGTATAAGCTCATCGCGTGTGAGATTTTCAGAACCGAAGTGGAAACCCTGGTTCCTCAATGCGGTAACCATGTGGACGTTGAGATTTTGCCCATCGGTCTTCATTCGATTGGTAAGGAAAAAATGTCGGCGGAACTTCAGACGGCCCTTGATAGGGTGGACGTTTCCCGTTACGATGCGGTGCTTCTCCTCTATGGTATGTGCAGTTACGGTACCTGCGGGCTGCGTTCGCCGCTTCCCATGGTCATTACCAAGGCCCATGATTGTATTACCCTTTTTATGGGCTCCCGATCTTTCTATAAAGAATACTTTGACGCCCATCCGGGGACATTCTATGCAACCTCGAATATCATGAACAGTGATCTTAGTCTGGACCGTATAGCGGTGAAATACGATGAACAGGTAGCTTCTTTTAAAGAAAAATACGATGGTGAAGACTTGGAATACCTCCTGGAAACCTTAAGCGATCCCCTCAAAGACTACAGCCGCATTGCTTATGTGAATAATGGTGTCGGGAATATTGAAGATGGGATGAAAAAAACCGCCGCCTTCGCGGAGTCACGTTCATGGACCTTTGATGAAGTTGCAGGCAATACTTCCCTTATTGAACGTCTCCTTGCGGGGGATTGGGATGAAAATGTTTTCCTGGTTGTTCCTCCGGGGAAAACTCCGGGCCCCAGCTATGAAGAGGATGTTCTTCATACGGTCTGA